In Nicotiana tabacum cultivar K326 chromosome 2, ASM71507v2, whole genome shotgun sequence, the following proteins share a genomic window:
- the LOC107780691 gene encoding uncharacterized protein LOC107780691 produces the protein MSMDKSSLQSNLDCFLECTTPLVPSQFLPQSEIRNLNRLWHPWEREKVEYFTLADLWNCYDEWSAYGAGVPIKMDTGETLVQYYVPYLSAIQIFTSRSSVNFLREETESVCETRDSFSDSFSDESESEKLSRWDGCSSEEGDSLWQMNDRWGYLYFQYFERSTPYGRVPLMDKISGLAERYPGLMSLRSVDLSPASWMSVAWYPIYHIPMGRTIKDLSACFLTFHTLSSSFQDMDLEDDMENGKQKRKEGESIPLPPFGLGTYKMQGDVWLSDRNGRDQERLASLFSVADSWLKQLGVQHHDFNYFMGIRRG, from the exons ATGTCAATGGACAAAAGCTCATTGCAATCAAACCTTGATTGCTTCTTGGAATGCACCACACCGTTAGTCCCTTCCCAATTTCTACCCCAg AGTGAGATTAGGAATCTGAATAGGTTATGGCATCCTTGGGAAAGAGAGAAGGTTGAATATTTTACTTTGGCTGATCTTTGGAATTGTTATGATGAATGGAGTGCTTATGGGGCTGGAGTTCCTATTAAAATGGATACAGGCGAAACTTTAGTTCAATATTACGTGCCTTATCTTTCAGCTATTCAAATCTTTACGAGCAGGTCTTCTGTTAATTTTCTAAG GGAAGAGACTGAGTCTGTTTGCGAGACGAGGGACTCGTTCAGTGATTCGTTCAGCGACGAGAGTGAAAGTGAAAAGCTATCAAGATGGGATGGTTGTTCCTCTGAGGAAGGAGATAGTCTTTGGCAAATGAATGATAGATGGGGCTATctttattttcagtattttgagaGATCTACTCCCTATGGAAGAGTCCCTTTGATGGACAAG ATTAGTGGCTTAGCTGAAAGATACCCTGGATTAATGTCGTTGAGAAGCGTAGATCTTTCACCAGCTAGTTGGATGTCAGTTGCTTG GTATCCAATATATCACATTCCTATGGGAAGAACCATTAAAGACTTGTCAGCATGCTTTCTCACATTCCAcaccctttcttcttctttccaag ATATGGACCTTGAAGATGACATGGAGAATGGTAAACAGAAACGAAAGGAAGGAGAAAGTATCCCACTTCCACCTTTCGGTTTGGGCACTTACAAGATGCAGGGTGATGTGTGGCTTTCAGACAGGAATGGAAGGGACCAAGAGAGGCTGGCATCACTTTTTAGTGTGGCGGATTCTTGGCTAAAGCAGTTGGGTGTCCAGCACCATGACTTCAACTATTTCATGGGTATTCGTCGTGGCTAA